The following proteins come from a genomic window of Halomicroarcula saliterrae:
- a CDS encoding ATP-dependent DNA helicase: MYPARIHDEFPAPSHRGNQKQALADIRAAFERGKDVVLVRAPTGSGKSLLARAIAGCARTAGEAAPEQVVDAYYTTPQVSQLDDVAEDSLLEDLCVIRGKNNYDCILPGETDTPVNQAPCVREREFDCQVKHRCPYFSDRAIASNRRIAAMTLAYFMQTAGSDVFGKRDVVVVDEAHGLGEWAEMYATIELSPSTIPFWGELDVPDLDGLDEAVRFAERIEHVTERRVKELRGNAELTPDEVAERDSLNKLRSDLSWFQEDYRDPESATTWVVDQNGGEGAPVTVKPMNPEKYLKHTVWDRGNRFALLSATILNKDAFCRNVGLDPADVALVEVGHTFPVENRPLYDVTQGKMTFEHRDDTLPKVARAIVRAMARHPDEKGLVHCHSYAIQERLDELLTDFGVGSRVRSHDTEDRDGALSAWKRSDNPDLFLSVKMEEALDLEGDLCRWQVLCKAPYPNTRDSRVARRLEDGQWGWYYRTALRTVIQACGRVVRAPDDHGATYLADSSLLDLFERARTDMPDWFGAQVDRVSEPALPEFSPEQALAGSKRRHDRSRSRSSGTHPLSDVWD; the protein is encoded by the coding sequence GTGTACCCCGCGCGGATTCACGACGAGTTCCCGGCCCCGAGCCATCGGGGGAACCAGAAGCAGGCGCTCGCCGACATCCGCGCGGCCTTCGAGCGCGGCAAGGACGTCGTCCTCGTCCGCGCCCCGACGGGCAGCGGGAAGTCCCTGCTCGCGCGGGCTATCGCCGGCTGTGCCCGGACCGCGGGCGAGGCCGCCCCCGAACAGGTCGTCGACGCCTACTACACGACGCCGCAGGTCTCACAGCTCGACGACGTGGCCGAGGACAGTCTGTTAGAAGACCTCTGTGTCATCCGTGGGAAGAACAACTACGACTGCATCCTCCCGGGGGAGACGGACACGCCGGTCAATCAGGCCCCCTGTGTCCGCGAACGGGAGTTCGACTGCCAGGTGAAACACCGGTGTCCGTACTTCTCGGACCGCGCTATCGCCTCGAACCGGCGCATCGCCGCGATGACGCTCGCGTACTTCATGCAGACCGCCGGCAGCGACGTGTTCGGGAAGCGCGACGTGGTCGTCGTCGACGAGGCCCACGGCTTGGGCGAGTGGGCCGAGATGTACGCCACCATCGAGCTGTCGCCCTCGACGATTCCGTTCTGGGGCGAACTCGACGTCCCCGACCTCGACGGGCTCGACGAGGCCGTCAGATTCGCCGAGCGCATCGAACACGTCACCGAACGGCGGGTCAAAGAGCTGCGGGGCAACGCCGAACTCACGCCCGACGAGGTGGCAGAGCGGGACTCGCTGAACAAACTCCGCAGCGACCTCTCGTGGTTTCAGGAGGACTACCGGGACCCCGAGAGCGCGACCACGTGGGTCGTCGACCAGAACGGCGGCGAGGGCGCGCCGGTGACGGTCAAACCGATGAACCCCGAGAAGTATCTCAAACACACCGTCTGGGACCGGGGCAACCGGTTCGCCCTGCTGTCGGCGACCATCCTCAACAAGGACGCGTTCTGTCGGAACGTCGGCCTCGACCCCGCCGACGTGGCCCTGGTCGAGGTCGGTCACACCTTCCCCGTCGAGAACCGCCCGCTGTACGACGTCACGCAGGGGAAGATGACCTTCGAACACCGTGACGACACCCTTCCGAAAGTCGCGCGGGCCATCGTCCGGGCGATGGCCCGCCACCCCGACGAGAAGGGGCTGGTCCACTGTCACTCCTACGCGATTCAGGAGCGACTGGACGAGCTGTTGACCGACTTCGGCGTCGGCTCGCGCGTGCGCAGCCACGACACCGAGGACCGCGACGGCGCGCTCTCGGCCTGGAAGCGCAGCGACAACCCCGACCTGTTCCTCTCGGTGAAGATGGAGGAGGCTCTGGACTTGGAGGGCGACCTCTGTCGCTGGCAGGTGCTGTGCAAGGCGCCGTATCCCAACACCCGGGACTCACGGGTCGCCCGCCGGCTGGAGGACGGCCAGTGGGGCTGGTACTACCGGACCGCGCTCCGAACCGTCATTCAGGCCTGTGGGCGAGTCGTCCGGGCGCCCGACGACCACGGCGCGACCTACCTCGCCGACAGCTCGCTGCTCGACCTCTTCGAGCGCGCCCGGACGGACATGCCCGACTGGTTCGGGGCGCAGGTGGACCGCGTCTCCGAGCCGGCGCTTCCGGAGTTCTCCCCGGAGCAGGCGCTCGCGGGCTCGAAACGTCGGCACGACCGCTCGCGGTCCCGGTCGAGCGGTACCCACCCCCTCTCGGACGTCTGGGACTAG
- a CDS encoding cold-shock protein translates to MANGKVDFFNDTGGYGFISTEDADEDVFFHMEDVGGPDLEEGEEIEFDIEQADKGPRATNVVRN, encoded by the coding sequence ATGGCAAACGGAAAGGTTGATTTCTTCAACGACACTGGCGGCTACGGTTTCATCTCGACTGAGGACGCGGACGAGGACGTTTTCTTCCACATGGAGGACGTTGGCGGTCCGGACCTCGAAGAAGGCGAGGAGATCGAATTCGACATCGAACAGGCCGACAAGGGCCCCCGCGCGACGAACGTCGTCCGCAACTAA
- a CDS encoding amphi-Trp domain-containing protein, with amino-acid sequence MADTTSHETELTRAETAQFLRSIADELDADKDRIRVAIGNKRVRLSPPERIATEATVTERSRRLRKDVEELELRFRWTPTKATAEATTGGGTTGGAERE; translated from the coding sequence ATGGCAGACACGACCAGTCACGAGACGGAGCTGACCAGAGCGGAGACCGCACAGTTCCTGCGCTCGATCGCCGACGAGCTGGACGCTGACAAGGACCGCATCCGCGTCGCTATCGGGAACAAGCGCGTTCGGCTCTCGCCGCCCGAGCGCATCGCGACGGAGGCGACGGTGACAGAGCGGTCCCGACGCCTTCGGAAGGACGTCGAGGAACTGGAGCTGCGGTTCAGATGGACGCCCACGAAGGCGACCGCGGAAGCGACGACCGGCGGGGGCACCACGGGAGGCGCGGAGCGGGAGTGA